In a single window of the Thermoanaerobaculia bacterium genome:
- a CDS encoding arginine repressor, whose translation MLVNTYSIGATMRRRDEMLRIIREATIRSQDELQRLLRHRGYPAAQPTVSRDLRELGVAKGPAGYVLPVAAARAEASSPSAAEEPARPERREEKLSRVVREFVLRVETASSLVVLRTPPADASPVARALDEAALPEVVGTVSGDDTIFLATRSAAAAARLTHRLRSLISTDAKPRIRSAQPRRSKRS comes from the coding sequence GTGTTGGTGAATACTTATTCGATCGGCGCCACGATGCGCCGCCGCGACGAGATGCTCCGGATCATCCGGGAAGCGACGATCCGCTCCCAGGACGAGCTGCAGCGCCTCCTCCGCCACCGCGGATATCCGGCGGCCCAGCCGACCGTCTCCCGCGATCTTCGCGAGCTCGGGGTCGCCAAGGGCCCAGCCGGCTACGTGCTCCCGGTCGCCGCCGCGCGGGCCGAGGCGTCCTCGCCGTCCGCGGCGGAGGAGCCGGCGCGCCCGGAAAGACGGGAGGAGAAGCTCAGCCGCGTCGTCCGCGAGTTCGTCCTCCGGGTCGAGACGGCCTCGTCGCTCGTCGTTCTCCGGACGCCGCCGGCGGACGCGTCGCCGGTGGCCCGCGCCCTCGACGAGGCGGCTCTGCCCGAGGTGGTCGGGACGGTCTCGGGCGACGACACGATTTTCCTGGCAACCCGCTCGGCGGCTGCCGCGGCCCGCCTCACCCATCGTCTGCGGTCCCTGATCTCGACCGACGCCAAGCCTCGAATCCGGTCGGCGCAGCCGCGCCGATCGAAGCGTTCCTGA
- a CDS encoding acetylornithine/succinylornithine family transaminase: MSRPDAVQPEPPDAAAAASDSAEAPAEVEARDRGFVLGTYARTPFHPRSGRGARLVDAAGKEYWDLLAGIAVNALGSRHPRLVRALAEGSRGVWHLSNLYYHPAQGLLAERLVRASGLSKAFFCNSGTEAIEAALKLARLANPGRAGVVAVEESFHGRTFGALSVTGHEDYRRPFVPLVPGARFVPPNDPEALRRAVSEETSAILLEPVMGEAGIVPLTDAFLRSAREAADRTGAVLIFDEIQCGLGRTGTLFAFERAGVLPDAVTLAKALGGGLPLGAVVVGERLAGAVRPGHHGTTFGGNPLACRLGLAFLDEIEERELLARIRGLGRFLGAALSRLARRNRSVREVRGAGLMWGIELDRPSGPVARRLLDRGFVVGTARERVLRLLPPYVVPRTALAAFVRALDETLLEEVPA; the protein is encoded by the coding sequence TTGTCGCGGCCTGACGCCGTGCAGCCGGAGCCGCCTGACGCCGCCGCGGCCGCGTCGGACTCCGCGGAAGCGCCCGCCGAGGTCGAGGCCCGCGATCGCGGGTTCGTGCTGGGAACGTACGCTCGTACTCCGTTTCATCCGCGGTCGGGGCGGGGCGCCCGGCTCGTCGACGCCGCCGGAAAGGAATACTGGGATCTCCTGGCCGGGATCGCGGTCAACGCTCTGGGCTCGCGCCATCCGAGGCTCGTCCGCGCTCTCGCGGAAGGCTCGCGCGGCGTCTGGCATCTCTCGAATCTCTACTACCACCCGGCGCAGGGGTTGCTCGCCGAGCGTCTCGTGCGCGCGTCGGGCCTCTCGAAGGCGTTCTTCTGCAACAGCGGCACCGAAGCCATCGAAGCCGCGCTGAAGCTCGCCCGCCTCGCCAACCCCGGCCGCGCCGGGGTCGTCGCCGTCGAGGAAAGCTTCCACGGGCGAACCTTCGGCGCGCTCTCCGTGACCGGTCACGAGGATTACCGGCGGCCGTTCGTTCCCCTCGTGCCGGGGGCCCGATTCGTTCCACCGAACGATCCGGAGGCGCTGCGGCGCGCCGTTTCGGAAGAAACATCGGCGATCCTCCTCGAGCCGGTCATGGGCGAGGCGGGGATCGTCCCCCTCACCGACGCGTTCCTGCGCTCGGCCCGGGAGGCCGCCGACCGGACCGGCGCCGTGCTGATCTTCGACGAAATCCAGTGCGGGCTCGGACGGACGGGGACGCTCTTCGCGTTCGAGCGGGCCGGCGTGCTGCCGGATGCCGTCACCCTCGCGAAGGCGCTCGGCGGCGGGCTCCCGCTGGGCGCGGTCGTCGTCGGCGAGAGGCTCGCGGGCGCCGTGCGGCCGGGGCATCACGGAACGACGTTCGGCGGAAACCCGCTCGCCTGCCGGCTGGGGCTCGCGTTCCTCGACGAGATCGAGGAGCGGGAACTGCTCGCCCGCATCCGCGGCCTCGGCCGCTTCCTCGGAGCGGCGCTGTCGCGGCTCGCGCGCCGGAACCGGTCCGTCCGCGAGGTGCGCGGAGCGGGCTTGATGTGGGGAATCGAGCTCGACCGCCCTTCGGGACCGGTCGCCCGCCGTTTGCTCGATCGCGGCTTCGTGGTCGGAACCGCGCGCGAGCGCGTGCTCCGGCTCCTGCCGCCGTACGTCGTTCCCAGAACGGCGCTCGCCGCCTTCGTGCGGGCGCTCGACGAAACCCTTCTCGAGGAGGTTCCCGCATGA
- the argC gene encoding N-acetyl-gamma-glutamyl-phosphate reductase, whose amino-acid sequence MKELQGKRVSIVGATGYAGGELAAILARHRGVRWGGIFSGAGGGAVPFGGLHPALAGAPGPDAAPFTVDALLAGEPDFVFLATPHEISAEVVPEILDRLPGVRVVDLSGAFRLPAAEYPRWYGFAHPVPGLLPGAVYGLTEWCDGELETARLVANPGCYATSALLALKPVLRFLDRAQPVVCDSKSGVSGAGKKADFAWSFTELFGNAKAYAAGTHRHEPEIRRHLGTEPVDLCFVPHLLPVPRGILSTLHLGFAGETSAEELAAAFGAAYARSRFVRVLPAGELPELKAVVGTPRAEIGFAVFAGGRRGVVVSVLDNLLKGAASQAVQNFNRMAGFPEEEGLA is encoded by the coding sequence TTGAAAGAGCTGCAGGGCAAACGTGTATCGATCGTCGGGGCGACCGGCTACGCCGGGGGGGAGCTCGCGGCGATTCTCGCCCGCCATCGGGGCGTCCGGTGGGGCGGCATCTTCTCGGGCGCCGGCGGCGGCGCCGTGCCGTTCGGAGGCCTCCATCCGGCGCTCGCGGGCGCGCCGGGGCCGGACGCGGCGCCGTTCACGGTCGACGCGCTCCTCGCGGGCGAACCCGACTTCGTGTTTCTCGCCACGCCCCACGAAATTTCCGCGGAAGTCGTTCCGGAGATCCTCGACCGTCTGCCGGGCGTCCGGGTGGTGGATCTGTCGGGCGCCTTTCGTCTCCCGGCCGCCGAGTACCCCCGCTGGTACGGTTTCGCGCACCCGGTCCCCGGCCTGCTGCCGGGTGCGGTCTACGGCCTGACGGAATGGTGCGATGGCGAGCTCGAGACGGCCCGGCTCGTCGCGAACCCCGGGTGCTATGCGACGTCCGCTCTTCTCGCTCTCAAACCGGTTCTCCGCTTTCTCGACCGCGCCCAGCCCGTCGTCTGCGACAGCAAGAGCGGCGTTTCGGGGGCCGGCAAGAAGGCCGACTTCGCCTGGTCGTTCACGGAGCTCTTCGGAAACGCGAAGGCCTACGCCGCGGGAACGCACCGCCACGAACCGGAAATCCGGAGGCACCTCGGCACCGAGCCGGTCGATCTCTGTTTCGTTCCGCACCTGCTCCCGGTCCCCCGCGGAATCCTCTCGACGCTCCACCTGGGCTTTGCCGGGGAGACGTCGGCCGAGGAGCTCGCCGCCGCTTTCGGCGCCGCGTACGCCCGCAGCCGCTTCGTGCGGGTCCTGCCGGCGGGGGAGCTTCCGGAGCTGAAGGCGGTCGTCGGAACGCCCCGCGCCGAGATCGGCTTCGCCGTCTTCGCGGGGGGCCGGCGCGGCGTCGTGGTCAGCGTTCTCGACAACCTGCTGAAGGGCGCCGCGTCGCAGGCGGTTCAGAACTTCAACCGGATGGCGGGATTTCCCGAAGAGGAGGGACTGGCATGA
- the argB gene encoding acetylglutamate kinase, translating into MNVGERPWVVKLGGSLLENAALRRRAIGAVARAWEAGTPVVVVHGGGKKIDEHLSALGLTRSVHRGLRVTGPATLEAVVAVLAGIVNKGLVDELRSLGIAAAGLSGVDGGTLVAELHPPVDGVELGLVGTAPRAWPGALRALLDAGLLPVLAPLAAGREGGILNLNADTAAAAVAAALGSARLIFFTDVEGVRDGSGRTLPRLTAAAAQQLLVSGAASGGMRPKLAAALDAIAQGVEEIVIAGPDRHADVLDGRTGGTSLVAA; encoded by the coding sequence ATGAACGTCGGGGAACGTCCGTGGGTCGTCAAGCTCGGTGGCAGCCTGCTCGAGAACGCGGCCCTTCGCCGCCGAGCGATCGGCGCGGTCGCGCGCGCGTGGGAAGCGGGGACACCCGTCGTCGTCGTGCACGGCGGGGGAAAGAAGATCGACGAGCACCTTTCGGCCCTGGGACTGACGCGGAGCGTCCATCGCGGCCTGCGGGTCACCGGTCCCGCCACGCTGGAGGCGGTCGTCGCCGTCCTCGCCGGAATCGTCAACAAGGGTCTCGTCGACGAGCTCCGCTCGCTCGGCATCGCGGCCGCGGGTCTTTCCGGCGTGGATGGGGGAACGCTCGTGGCGGAGCTCCATCCGCCGGTCGACGGCGTCGAGCTGGGCCTCGTCGGAACCGCGCCGCGGGCGTGGCCGGGCGCGCTCCGGGCGCTGCTGGATGCGGGACTCCTGCCGGTCCTCGCTCCGCTGGCCGCCGGCCGCGAAGGAGGGATCCTGAACCTGAACGCCGACACGGCTGCGGCCGCCGTTGCGGCGGCTCTGGGCTCGGCGCGTCTCATCTTCTTCACGGACGTCGAAGGAGTGCGCGACGGATCCGGGCGGACGCTGCCGCGTCTCACGGCGGCCGCCGCGCAGCAGCTGCTGGTCTCCGGAGCCGCCTCGGGGGGGATGAGGCCGAAGCTCGCGGCCGCGCTCGACGCGATCGCCCAGGGAGTCGAAGAGATCGTGATCGCCGGTCCGGACCGGCATGCCGACGTCCTCGACGGACGGACGGGAGGGACTTCTCTTGTCGCGGCCTGA